The window ATCGCTGGAGGTCCACAGCAAGAGGTGCGCCGATGGCTTGCAGCGCTTGACGGAGAAAAGCAGAATGCGCTGGGCAGTAAGATGACCCAGAAAGATCTAAGGCAGTGGAAACGCAAGAATGAGGGGCATCGCAGCTTTACGGTGCTACGCCATCCGATCTTGCGGGCGCATGAGGTCTTTTGCCACCGTATCATGAATTCGGACAAAGGTAGCTACCTGCAACTGCGTCGGACCTTGGTTCGCCGGTACAAACTGCCACTGCCTGAAGAGGGGCAAGAGGGAAGCATTGGCGTTAACGCCCACCGCACGGCGTTTGTCGCGTTTCTGAACTTCCTAAAGGGCAATCTTGCGGGGCAGACCGCCGTTCGTGTTGATCCCGCCTGGTGCACTCAGGCCGAGGCGATCAAGGGTTTTGGTGACTTCACGCTGCCGGATGTCATTCTGCGCGAAGATACGTTGCCGCGCGACCTGACAGCGCTGGCGTCTGCGGTTGGATATGATGAGAAACAGCGAATCGAACCAGCAGGTTTTCATGGAAAATACGCGTTGGAAGACATCTATGATGATGAAATCGAAGCGCTCGGCGCGGATGTATACCAGCGCGATTACATGATGTTTGGGTTTGGGCGCTGGCGCTAAAGCTTAGGCGGCTTTAACGCCTTCTGCTTCCGTAAGGATGGTATAGAGGGTGTTCGCCGATGGGTTTGCCCGTAGCTTGGCGCAAATGCCGGTGTCACGCAGTGTGCGCGATACAAGAGCAAGTGCTTTTAGGTGTTCCACACCTGCGTTTTCGGGCGCAAACAAAGCAAATGCAATATCGACAGGCTGGCGATCAACTGACCCAAAATCCACAGGTTTTTCAAGAAGCACGAAAAGACCGGTTACATTTGTGATTCCATCAATCCGCGCATGAGGAAGAGCCACACCGTGGCCAACACCTGTCGGGCCAAGCGCTTCACGCGCAAGAAGTGCCTCGACAACGGTTTGTGCGTTCAGGCCATGTACCGATTCCGCAAGTTCAGCCAAATCCGTGAGAAGGCGCTTCTTGCTGGTGGTCGATGACAGTACTTTAACCGCCTCTGGCGACAGAAGTTTTGCAAAGTTCATTTGTCTGCTTTTCCCTGTGAGCGCGCGCCTAAGCGCGCGCCATAGCTCAGTCTCTATGCAGGGTCAATCCAACCGATGTTGCCGTCTTCGCGGCGGTATACCACGTTGACCCCGTCTTTGTCTTGTTTCTTGAACACCAGAACCGGTGCGCCAGAAAGCTCCATCTGCATGACCGCTTCCCCGACAGACAAAGTAGCAATCTTTGTCTCCATCTCGGCGATGATCATAGGTTGTAAGCTGTCGGGCTCGTCCCCTTCTGTGTTCGTCTCTGATGCCAGTATATAGGAGGAAGCGCCCAAAAGCTCAACAGGTTCTGCACGTTGTTGGTGATGATCTTTCAACCGACGCTTGTACCTTCTTAGTTGCTTTTCCATCTTCTCGCTGCAGGCATCGAAAGCGGCATAGATCTCGTTTGCGTGGGCCTTGGCCGAAGCTGTAAGGCCTGTTGAAAGGTGTACCGTTGCCTCACAAACAAACTCGTGGGCCGATTTGGAAAAAACAACGAGGGCATCAGTCGGTCGTTCGGCGTATTTCTGGACGGCCGCGCCCAGGTCATTTTTGACGTGTGTTTGCAGTGCGTCGCCGATATCGATTTGTTTTCCGCTGATCTGGTACCGCATAGTGTCTCCTTTAATGTGTAATCTGATCGCAAAAGGCGCGCCCAAGAAGGGCGGTCCAATGTGTGATCAGATGCGGGGAATGGCGGCAGTCTTTAGAATGTTGAAGGCCGTCCCACCCGAAGGTGGCGCAACCTTTCCAAACATGCAAAGCCAGTTCGCCATAGTTCGATTAGACGACTTGAGACCCTTACGAGTCAATCATTTAAGATGGGAACAGGCAGGAAGTAGCGTTAAACCTACTTAAGAAATCTTAAAGTTGTCGCCAAGGTATACGCGGCGCACATCACCGTCTTGCACCACTTCGTCCGGAGTGCCGGACATCAACACGCGGCCTTCGTGCAAGATATAGGCCCTATCGACAATCTCCAGCGTTTCCCGGACGTTATGATCCGTAATCAGTACGCCGATACCTCTTTTTTTGAGGTCAGAAACAAGGTGGCGGATATCCCCGACCGAAATAGGATCAACGCCCGCAAAGGGTTCGTCCAAAAGCAGATACTTGGGGTTCGCTGCCAGACAGCGGGCGATCTCGACGCGCCGCCGTTCTCCGCCCGAAAGGGCCATCGCCGGAGCACGCCTTAGGTGTTCGATGGAAAATTCACTAAGTAATTCATCCAGCCGCAGCATCTTTTTCCGGCGGTCCCGCTCGACAATATCAAGCACGGCAAGGATGTTATCCTGTACCGAAAGGCCACGGAAAATGCTCATTTCCTGCGGGAGGTATCCGATGCCAAGCTGTGCGCGGCGATACATCGGCAGCGTTGTTACGTCTTTACCATCAATTGTGACGGAACCGCTTTCCGCAGTTACAAGGCCCGCGATGGAGTAGAATGTGGTTGTTTTACCAGATCCGTTTGGTCCCAGTAGGGCGACAACTTCCCCACGCATCAGCTCCATCGAAAAATCGCGGATGACGACTTTCTTCCGGTAAGATTTTCGCAAATGCGAAATCCGAAGGCCGGCGTTGCCGTCTTGTACCGTTAGGTCAGGGGCGCTCATTCGTTTTTGCTACCGGTCTGCAAACTTGTCCGCACATTGCCGGACATCCGCGCAGTTCCATCCTCTAGTCTGATGGTCATGGTATCGGCGCTTAGCGCGCTGGCACCTTGGGCAAGCAGTACATTGCCGCTCATCACGATGGTGCCGTCATCAATACTGTAATCCGCGCGTTGCGCTTCAGCGGCATCTGGCCCCGACACAAGCGTAACGCCGCCGGTAGCCTCCAATTTGGCTATTCCATCCGCTGTGGCACGATAAACGACCAGCACACGCTGTGCAGATAGACGCATCTCGCCTTGTCCGATCACAACGTTTCCAGTGAATATCGCTGTGCCAGTTTCTTGGTCGACAGCAAGCTCATCCGAACTCACCTCCACCGGAAGGCTGGTGTCTTGTGCGATGGTGCCAAACGCGACGCTTGCGCCTTGCGCTGCGGCCTGCATTGAAAAGAGAGCTGAAAACAGCGCGATCAGCAGTAAACGAAGGCCCATAATTAGAAACACTTTCTTGCTCAGTTGGGGGTGTATACCAGCTTCACCCCGTCACTGAAAAGCATTTGCGTTGAATCGGTCGGATTTGGCTTGAACACCCGCATTTTCCCCGCAGTCAACTCACCCAATGGACCTGATGCGAGCACCTCTCCGTCGGTCGCAACATCAAGATCGGAAATCATCGCGGTGAGGCGCGCTGTGTTGATATGGTAACCGGTCGATGTGTCCATGATCACGTCACCATTCAGCACGGCGGTGTTCGCACCGATATCCAGTTCGGCCACATCTGCCTGCAGTTTGAATGTGGCTCCATCGACGGCTTCGAGGGTGGCTAACACATTTTCTGCACGGTTGCCCCCCACACGCCCGGGCAGCGTAACAAGTTTTTCGGCAGAGAATGACATCTGGTCACCACCGGTGGTGGCCCCTGAAAAGAATGGCCCGGTGATTTGCTGATCGCGCAGACGTTCCTGAATTTCGACGTCGGCAAACGGAATGGGAGTGTCTGTGTCCAGTGCCCGTGACAGCAGGAACAATGTAGATAGCAAGGCAAGTGCCGCCAACGGGAACGCCACCTTTAGCAGCGCAACCATGCGCGAATACCGGTCGCGCCTGATTCTGGGCGCTGAGGCGTCACGCATGGGCGAAAATATCTGTATCCGGCCAACCAGCCAGATCAAGCTGTGCGCGCATGGGCAGGAAATCATAGCAGGCTTGGGCCATTTCCATACGCCCCTCTCGCTCCAACATACCGTTCAGGACATCGCGCAGCCTGTGCAGATAAAGGACGTCGGAAGCAGCATAGTCGATTTGCGCTTTTGTCAGGGTGGGCGCACCCCAGTCGCTGGATTGCTGTTGCTTCGAGATGTCTACACTCAGAAGCTCTTGCAGAAGCTTGGCCAACCCGTGTCTGTCCGTATAGGTGCGGACCAACCGGCTGGCAATTTTCGTGCAATAGACGGGCGCTGCCACGGTGCCAAAAGCTTTAAACATCGCGGCAATGTCGAAGCGGCCGAAGTGAAACAGCTTAAGCACGTCTGGATCAGCCAGCAGGCGACACAGATTTGGCGCTTCTGTCTGGCCGCGTGCAATCTGGATCAGATGGGCATGCCCATCCCCAGACGAAAGCTGCACAACGCACAGCCTGTCGCGTTGCGGGTGCAGACCCATGGTTTCACAATCGATAGCGACGACCGGCCCAAGGTCCAGCCCGTCAGGGAGATCATTCTGGTATACTTTGTTTGTCATGGCTCGATCTATACAGGCAGGGAGAAGAAGGGGAAAGCGCGCCGCCGCTAGCTGGGCAGGATCTCGTCGGGCGATGGTCGCGGAAAGCTGTTTAGCAGCGTATCGACTAAAACGTGGCAACTGTGTCCCGGCCAGTCTTTTGGCAAAAGTGCACGGGGCAAGGTTGGGTGCCGCAGGACAATCCGGCGCCAGTTGTGAACGATTAAGCAGCGCAAAACTGTTGTCTGAAGCGCATCCAGAGTGCCGCTGTCCAGAGAAGTGCTGGCATGTTTCAGGATTGGCAGGAGGGCGCTGTATTCAGCTTCCAGCATCTGCGCGCCGATCTGTTCACGCAGCCAGTCCGGCGTTTGTCCGCCGCTTAGTACCAAAGCATTCTTTGGTGGGCGTGAAGCTGCGCTACCTAGAAAGACACGCGGCACCAAGGGTGCGAATCCTTGCTCGGCCATTTCCTCACGAG is drawn from Sulfitobacter sp. S223 and contains these coding sequences:
- a CDS encoding ribonuclease D, producing the protein MTNKVYQNDLPDGLDLGPVVAIDCETMGLHPQRDRLCVVQLSSGDGHAHLIQIARGQTEAPNLCRLLADPDVLKLFHFGRFDIAAMFKAFGTVAAPVYCTKIASRLVRTYTDRHGLAKLLQELLSVDISKQQQSSDWGAPTLTKAQIDYAASDVLYLHRLRDVLNGMLEREGRMEMAQACYDFLPMRAQLDLAGWPDTDIFAHA
- the lptB gene encoding LPS export ABC transporter ATP-binding protein codes for the protein MSAPDLTVQDGNAGLRISHLRKSYRKKVVIRDFSMELMRGEVVALLGPNGSGKTTTFYSIAGLVTAESGSVTIDGKDVTTLPMYRRAQLGIGYLPQEMSIFRGLSVQDNILAVLDIVERDRRKKMLRLDELLSEFSIEHLRRAPAMALSGGERRRVEIARCLAANPKYLLLDEPFAGVDPISVGDIRHLVSDLKKRGIGVLITDHNVRETLEIVDRAYILHEGRVLMSGTPDEVVQDGDVRRVYLGDNFKIS
- the hpf gene encoding ribosome hibernation-promoting factor, HPF/YfiA family, with the translated sequence MRYQISGKQIDIGDALQTHVKNDLGAAVQKYAERPTDALVVFSKSAHEFVCEATVHLSTGLTASAKAHANEIYAAFDACSEKMEKQLRRYKRRLKDHHQQRAEPVELLGASSYILASETNTEGDEPDSLQPMIIAEMETKIATLSVGEAVMQMELSGAPVLVFKKQDKDGVNVVYRREDGNIGWIDPA
- a CDS encoding PTS sugar transporter subunit IIA — encoded protein: MNFAKLLSPEAVKVLSSTTSKKRLLTDLAELAESVHGLNAQTVVEALLAREALGPTGVGHGVALPHARIDGITNVTGLFVLLEKPVDFGSVDRQPVDIAFALFAPENAGVEHLKALALVSRTLRDTGICAKLRANPSANTLYTILTEAEGVKAA
- a CDS encoding LptA/OstA family protein — encoded protein: MGLRLLLIALFSALFSMQAAAQGASVAFGTIAQDTSLPVEVSSDELAVDQETGTAIFTGNVVIGQGEMRLSAQRVLVVYRATADGIAKLEATGGVTLVSGPDAAEAQRADYSIDDGTIVMSGNVLLAQGASALSADTMTIRLEDGTARMSGNVRTSLQTGSKNE
- the lptC gene encoding LPS export ABC transporter periplasmic protein LptC, whose translation is MVALLKVAFPLAALALLSTLFLLSRALDTDTPIPFADVEIQERLRDQQITGPFFSGATTGGDQMSFSAEKLVTLPGRVGGNRAENVLATLEAVDGATFKLQADVAELDIGANTAVLNGDVIMDTSTGYHINTARLTAMISDLDVATDGEVLASGPLGELTAGKMRVFKPNPTDSTQMLFSDGVKLVYTPN
- a CDS encoding PaaX family transcriptional regulator C-terminal domain-containing protein, encoding MPSDAFDQTKTALLTLGGQRVWSLMVTLFGDLAQADGSSIDGPVLSAVMTEMDVRPEAVRVALHRLRNDGWIVSQKQGRTRRHALTPTSRQETLRASARIYSSPNAQEPGWQLLVLEDSGTVPREEMAEQGFAPLVPRVFLGSAASRPPKNALVLSGGQTPDWLREQIGAQMLEAEYSALLPILKHASTSLDSGTLDALQTTVLRCLIVHNWRRIVLRHPTLPRALLPKDWPGHSCHVLVDTLLNSFPRPSPDEILPS